Genomic window (Desulfobacterales bacterium):
GGAGCAGTTATCCAGTTTATCACAATCTTTATGTCTTATAGCCGAATCAAGCACTCGAATTTTAGGAAAAATATTATCAACATGGGGAACTGAAAATCAAAAAGAAAAATGGCTTAAATCTTTAATGAAAGGCGAAATAATAAGCGCAACGGCAATTTCTGAAAATTCCATGAATGTTTACAATGAACCTTTAAAAACTGCTGGAGTAAAAGATTCTGATTCTATAATTGTAAACGGAGAAAAAAATTATGTTGTTAATGCTCCTTGGGCAGATATTTTTGCGGTTGTAGGAGTTTTAGACAATTGCCAAGCTGTATTTCTCATCGAAAAAAATACACAAGGTCTTCAAGTAACGCAGCGTCTTTATCCAATGGGTTATGAAGGAGTAAGCATCTCTGGAATTTCTCTTAATGATTGCCGAATTAGTTCAGATAATGTCATAATTATTGACAAAAGCATTAATGCGTTAAGCAAAATAAAGCTTTGGGAAAATCAAATTTTAATTGGTTTAAGCCTTGGATTAATGAAATCATCCTTTATATTCGCGAAAAGTTTTTCAAATTCTCATAAGACTGGAGGCAAACCAATTATTGCTTATCAAGAAATTGCTTTTAAGCTCGCAGATATGTTAGCTTTATATCAAACTTCCCAATTATTTGCTTACCGAAGTGCATGGTTAGTTGATAACGATGAAAAAGAAGCTGAATCCGTTTCCTTTTGTGCGAAAATTTTTGCTACAGAATCAAGTGAAAAAGTTGTAAGCAATGGTATGCAAATTCTTGGAGCATCGGGCTATATGTCAAAAAATCCAATTGAAAAAGCTATGCGATGTGTCAAGTATGGTCAAATAGCCGGTACTTCATCCGAAATTGCAAGGGTAAAAATCGGTGATGATATCTTAAAAATGAATTAATAAATGATGGGG
Coding sequences:
- a CDS encoding acyl-CoA dehydrogenase; translation: MNFDFTKQENELFASVYQEANEIIQNNDIDSIASDKVEQAVRESLKKLAKTGYLNLGLNNQKDSLLIMGVMEQLSSLSQSLCLIAESSTRILGKILSTWGTENQKEKWLKSLMKGEIISATAISENSMNVYNEPLKTAGVKDSDSIIVNGEKNYVVNAPWADIFAVVGVLDNCQAVFLIEKNTQGLQVTQRLYPMGYEGVSISGISLNDCRISSDNVIIIDKSINALSKIKLWENQILIGLSLGLMKSSFIFAKSFSNSHKTGGKPIIAYQEIAFKLADMLALYQTSQLFAYRSAWLVDNDEKEAESVSFCAKIFATESSEKVVSNGMQILGASGYMSKNPIEKAMRCVKYGQIAGTSSEIARVKIGDDILKMN